The sequence tgaggattgtaTTGtccctttgcatattaaaatacactttgaataacgtatttacaaattacattataaaattgcataatgaattgccaattgcattgccatttgaattttgctacatatatgcttccatagttgTCTTCTTTTAAGCAGTCAAGTGCACCACatcagtttgtttatttaaaaaaacatttctgacTGCAAACATGGAAGATAATGATTCAATAGCCAAACTCAGACATTTCTCAAACATTTCTCTGATAAGAGTGTCAACTGTCACTTCCTGACACTGATGATATCAGATTTGCAGGCTGACGACTGCTCAGAATTAAAACATGCAACGTGTTTTTTCCAGCTGATATAGctgatatataaaataatattttttgtgtttgcatgcgtgagtctgtgtgtcaacTGAAGACATCTGATAAGAGTGTCTTCACTCTAATAAGAGTGTCAACTGTCACTTCCTGACACTGATGATATCAGATTTGCAGGCTGACGACTGCTCGGAATTAAAACATGCGACGTGTTTTTTCCAGCTGATATATCAGAGCCGACTCCTGAGAGCAGACGTATCTGAAGCTGTCAGGGAGGAACCATGGCGACCATCTCTGAACCGGACCCTGGACTCTCTGAGGAACCTGGGGACGCGTCTTTGGACCGGAGGGAGCGCAGGAAGAGAAGATTTGGTAGGTGCCCTTTAGagaggatttaaaataaataatccagtaaaaaaaaaatcttttcatCTGCATACgtttaaaatgtacttttagaAAAAGTTTTAAGTCAAATAGGCCGATCTGATGAACCAGTGACCATATAGACAGATTTATTCTCCTAAATAacgacatgtgtgtgtttgagacaaAAAGCTCGTATTTACCTTACTAGACGTGAGATTACGCCCATGAGTTACGGACTATTGATAGGCATCTCAAGTagttgtgtgtttcctgttataTGTCCGTTATATACGTGGAACAGAGTGCAGAGTAACTTTAGGGAGCAGAACACAAGTTTAGTTGTTTCATTACTTATTATTAATGGTAGTGCAGCGTGACATTAGATTGACAATGGTTTATTTAATCAACAATTTTGTGTTTTAATAATGGCTGCTCATTTAACTGAAGCGATATCAGGTGAACTTATGAATTTAACATAATTCTATAACGTTTGTCATTAATATGACCATATCTCAAATTATCCCACAATAAATGTCCTCATATTTTCTGCGTGGGCCGATGTGAAAGACCCTGGTGACACGCAGGCCACATGTTGTCCCCCCtccattactgtgtgtgtacgtatgtgattctgtgtgtattACTGTATGCCTATGTGTGCGTATATGATAATAATGAGGGAATAATAACATGTATGCTAGAGACCAATACTTGCTCTGCTTAAGTGTGTTCTAAACACGAGAGCCACAGTACCAGTCATCACTTACTGAGGTGTTCTCAGTAGAGGTCTTCAGGTGTTTCTTCAAGACGGGGAGGGATTCTGCAGACCGTAGGGAGTCTGGACTGTGAATGACAGCCACGCAGTATGAATATATCAGCGTGAAAATtactctgtgtgcgtgtgcttgagtGCGTTCGTGAGTCTGTGTGCAGtagaagaaaaacatttcctTACAATGATGGTATCGGAGTGCACGCTGATAATTGGCCAGAATGAAATCAAGTGACGTTGTTTTTCAGCTGGTAGAGCAAAGAAGAAGGCTAAGTCCAGACGCCGTGGAAGCCATCAGAGAGTAACAATGGTCACTGAGGACATGTCTTTGGACCGGGAGGAGACCAGGAAGAGAAGATTTGGTAGGTGCCCCTTTATAcagaatttaaaagaaaaaatccAGTCCAAAACAATGATCCAAAAAAGTATGATTTCCTCCAAATACATTTAAGATTTATGTTTATAAAACTTTTTTAGCCGAAGTgaccgtatgtgtgtgtgtgtgtgtgtgtgtgtgtgtgtgtgtgtgtgtgtgtgtgtgtgtgtgtgtgtgtgtgtgtgtgtgtgtgtgtgtgtgtgtgtgtgcgtgtgtgtgtcctactcctGAACAGCCCTATGGTTTCACATCACTGTCATTGTGAGCATCGGACTGCTGAGTATTCTCCTCATCTCCCTGCGCTTCAGTGAGTCTCAATCATATCCTCCTAAATAGAATTACAATACAGTATAATCATATCATTGATTGTATTAATAGCAATGATAATGTTAGATATTGTTTTTGTTAGATTTAGTGATAATAATAGGGTTAGCAGCACACatacaccgcacgcacacacataagcacagcatacacacacacaaacaatccacACGCActtgcatgaacacacacgcacatgcacacacactgcacacacgggCGTGCTGATGCAGACGTTTCAAGACAAGGGCAGCGCaggacaccgcatacacacacacaccacacacacgcacgcacacacatgcacgtgcatacacacactgcacacacgcgGATGCAGATGTTTCAAGACAACGGCAAGATTGAGATAACAGCCCCGCCGTCGACACACTCTCCCACCTGAGCCTTATGTCCATCATAGACACTTTTTTGCAAAACGTTATTTTTCTTTAAACATTATCCACCAcattgagcctcccgaaatgtcgtgaaatcccccctgccccctgccgaCTGTatcagttgttttatttttcttatgttttatgtgtaggctatgtgtgactgtaggctactgctaaCTCTCTTGGCCAGAtcacttgaagagatgtttaatctcaatgacgcATTCTTCTGTTAACCAATGTACAATCTGCAATCTTGCCCTCACAATCTTGCCAATCAGTGTTCAGGagcgtggccactgagggacgtaacgtaacgtaacagccaatcggcgttcttcagcgtggccactgagggacgtaacgtaacagccaatcagcgttcatcagcgtggccactgagtgacgtaacagccaatcagcgttcaaccggccaaccgttcccCGCAGTGCcgtccggggtgaaccgcagcatggaggaaaaagggattgttgccgtttgcactcccggagctctatatctaatagtgtataatattatataatttaatGTGTTATATTACGACCAAAAGCTGCGTGAGCCTCCGGACGGCCGTAGCGCGTAGGGACTGGGCTTCGAGgggtttgtttactggcgttgctatggttaccggtcttgtgcgttccaacggtttagcggttggtatctaataaatcgctgtctgatcaatacttcattcactgcctcttccgtggtcgtTACGATATTATGGACCGACTGCGTCTGGTTCTCCgccgtccctccctcttccacaacaggtagaGACATGCTACGGTTGTTATCTCGGCcgtggttgagaatgaattggcatgaAGCTCCGTTGGCGGGCAAAAGATGCTTGCTTCATGACGCAGAGaggaaattattatgcttgcttcattacgtCATAGCTGAACttaaatgttatacgttgtaacattacAGGCAAAAGTTATTGCTATTTTaattagtattaatattatggactttgtgtttggttggcTGTGGGTCCTGTGATGCTTAGAGACGATGTCGTTCTGTTTTAGAGCTCATATCTTCTGTATTCCTCTGTCCTGTCCTAGACTCACCGTCAACCtggatagaggggagagagaacttACTGGATGAACTCGGTGAGGGTTTTATCAAAGTTATTAAATCAATCGCGTCATCAACATTCATTTCAAAAACACCCTCTGCTTCTGTGATTCatattgtggtctactaaggtcaggtttctattgtcgtCTATTAAGGTCATGCATCTATGTGGTCTGTTAAGGTCAGGTCTCAGGGTTGTGTGTCCGTAACCAAGACCGTAAGATAAGCAGTTCTCTGTTTGTTCAGGATGTTCTTTTACATTCAACAGATGAATTGACACTTCAGGGCTGGATGCTTCACGACAAGAGTCTCTACCGTGTTTCTACTACTAAGAAGGGCTGGAGGGCCAGTAGAGAAGACTGTCAGAAGAGAAAGGCAGACCTGGTGGTCATCAACAGCAGAGaagaactggtgtgtgtgtgtgtgtgtgtgtgtgtgtgtgtgtgtgtgtgtgtgtgtgtgtgtgtgtgtgtgtgtgtgtgtgtgtgtgtgtgtgtgtgtgtgtgtgtgtgtgtgtgtgtgtgtgtgtgtgtgtgtgtgttgtcataaCAACAGATGCTATTACCTTTGGAAACAGGCGTTTGTCAGCAGATTGATGGATACTTCCTGGATTGGACTGAGTGAtcgagagaaggaggggacccACAAGTGGGTGGATGGTACCCCCATGACCTCAAGGTAAGACTGAAGACTCTGTTCAGCAGCATCTCTTCTCTGAGAGTGACAGACtgacctccactgtctcctcctcgtggTTCTCAGTTGGAGACACGTTAAACCACGCGATGACGGCGGAGCAAGAGACTGCGTCGTAGCAGGGGAGGACGGCTGGTCTGAAGAGCCGTGTAACAGACTGCACCACTGGATCTGTGAGAAGGTCCTAGACCTGGATCATCTGGAGGCTGAGCGGAACAAAGAGGGTCCGTagactttgtttgtgttcatgagtGGAGAACGGTTCCTCCTTTCTGTTCTCTGTGCCGTAGATACAGTAAATACACTCTTTAAGAGTTGAAAGGTTGTTGGATGTGCTTAGGTCTACCAAGGTCTGGGTTtatattgtggtctactaaATTCAGGTTTCTATggtggtctactgaggtcaggtttctattgtggtctactgaggtcaggtCACAAGGGTCAACCCTTTCTGGGTTCACCTGCACTAGTTTCTATTGGAGCTGC comes from Gadus macrocephalus chromosome 2, ASM3116895v1 and encodes:
- the LOC132453069 gene encoding NKG2-D type II integral membrane protein-like isoform X4, giving the protein MATISEPDPGLSEEPGDASLDRRERRKRRFAGRAKKKAKSRRRGSHQRVTMVTEDMSLDREETRKRRFALWFHITVIVSIGLLSILLISLRFNSPSTWIEGRENLLDELDELTLQGWMLHDKSLYRVSTTKKGWRASREDCQKRKADLVVINSREELAFVSRLMDTSWIGLSDREKEGTHKWVDGTPMTSSWRHVKPRDDGGARDCVVAGEDGWSEEPCNRLHHWICEKVLDLDHLEAERNKEGSVMPTEEEEEAPSITEFHSSTHVLPVGQTARYTCHAGGTPEPTVEWLHNGRPLERDGTDDQSEAWVERGFLFVRGGRYGVNTVCCMASNSAGTANHSAELLVFERRRTVLVMMMMMRMKSGSAAHHVWFSLRCL